The genomic segment GGAGAtggcaaaagaaaatatgtgagctATGACTCGGCGCTGGAACGAAGTCCCGCCATGACGACCTGCACTTCCTGCCAGCAGCAGGTCATGACCAATGTCAGCTACAAAGCAGGGACGTACGCGTGGCTGATGTGCTTACTCTTCATCTGCTGCGGGTGAGTGTGAGGCAGACTTTGGGTGCATGTGCAGACCAGAGACCAACCGGCACAGGCAGACGACGAGGCCACATCATTAGTGAATGATGCAGGAACTGCCATAGTTCATATTGTACTCTAGAGCCTATGGCTGCTTTGAAATCCACTCATCACTTTTGAAGGTTGGACAGAGAGACATGTGCCTTAAATGTAAGGCCCCGTTCAGACTTGACATCTGTCAGGGTGATCGATCACCCCAGAGAAGAAGTATATTGTGAATGTGCTCCTTATCTCACCAAACGTTTTCCAAGTGTGCAAGTTAGCAGTGTCCATGTTCTTTGAACAGACAAGATGTCCATATGTTCCATATGTAGTACAGTGAACGTGTAGTGTGAACAAAAAGtaggcaaaaaaaagtatatgGATGTGAACGATAGTGTAATAATTCCAGGGACCCTCTGAAGTGAATATGATGAAAGATAAGGGACAAgtgcaaagtttaaaaaaaaaagatctcagtGTAGTGGATGAATGTATGGCTACTTACATTAATAATTATGATTAGGTTAAAACACAGATTTTATAGCTAGgggtaaaaagtaaaaagcgcATTAAGGTTGTTTTGGCTCTCTAGACTTAACTTTCCCAACAAAATGATATAGTAGCAAGGGCCTGATGTGGATCTTCATAATCATTAGTGATTTCATGTGTTCTTTACAGAGagagtttggtttggtttgattgTGCGGGCATTACTCAACAAGATGATCGGATCTAATTCACAATTATTCTAATTATTCAGCATCCAGGATAAGGTCAAAATATTGCAGCTCTCAAGTATATCTACCAGTTACAAAGCTGCCACCCATAGGCACAACAGTAACAAGCCTTTCAAAATGATGAGCCGCTGAAAGTctttacataaatatattattctattctattctattactCTATAGaagtgaattttaaaaaaggaaaataaacaatagGAAGGGTCCCGgtttttagaaaatgaaatataagaTTCAGTCTCCTAACCACGCAAATAATTTTTCTACAGTCCCTAGgaatgtgtacaaaaaaaatatcgaAAGAACAAATGTGTCATTAAGGTCTAAAGCTGAATGTGTGAGCGTGtgggttctttttttcaggcttgTCCTGTGCTGCTGCCTGATTCCATTTTTCCTGAAAAACTTCAAGGATGCGTACCACACGTGCCCCCGCTGCAACAGAGTCCTGCACGTTGACAAGAAACAATGCTGTAAATGACGACCATGAGGGCGGAGAAGGACCcatagaaataagaaataacatcctgtttcttttgtctgtgtttgcgATATCtggtaaagaaaacaaaacattttttgaaacgATAGAGAAAGGTCACAGTTCAAATGTAGAGCATTTCTATGGACCAGCCGTTACATTAGCCGAGGCAAATTCAAGCATGGTTGACTTTCACATTACGTCATATTATTAGCAGTGATTGCACcctaaaacaaatcaaacacaccccatgcactttctctctgtctttttgtcccATTTCCAGCAGAAAAACGTTCTCTACTATCCAACTCAGAACTTTTACCTATAAAATGTTCCAAATGAAGGCTTGTACATAGACTCTATCAAACACTTTATGTTCCAAAGGACTGTGCATTTGAAACACAGACAGTCCAGTGGTCTATTTGAAGGTACTGTCACAACTTCTGCATTAATGACAGCactgtaaagaagaagaaagaagccaACACAGAATGTTAGACCAGCACGGAGCCCCGGAAGGGACATggaaggggaggaaagagagacgtACTTTTGCGAATCTTTATTTTTGAGGccaatctcaaaataaaaatctataaacCTCTCCCACGGGCGAGTGTGCTccgttgttgtgtttgttttgttttttggtttccGTGCCGTGTTGAAGTGACCCTGAAGCAAAGGATTTGCAGGTTCTCGCAAAAGTACATCTTTTATCCCCCTCTTTCATGTCCTTCCAGGGCCACGTAGACCAGAGCAGGGTGCACACattagcttttcttttcctcatctgCAGTAATTGCACAATAGACTTGTgttgacattgttttgttgcAAGTTTTTACTCAGAAATGAAACACTATCGATTAAAAATGAGACCGATGTGACACGTTTACATCCCATTTATATGCTGCCAGCCATAATATTACTTTGATTAAAATAATTCTTACAAAGGGAAGAGGGGCAATATGAATGAGCATGAAGTTCAAAGAAAACACTTGTACGTGTGCAACAGCAGCCAGATGTAGATATAGTTTTGATCACTTGAAACTTTACCTCCAAACAAAGATTTGTCCATGTGCTTGTGTTACAGTGCCGAGGGCAAAGCAAATTTAAGCAATACCACattatgatgtgatgtgttcatCAACAGTCAGTGTGGGTGGAGCCACTGATCAAGACACtttgtttgaatattaaaaagggCACCAGTAATGAAAGTGTTGCAATATTTGCAGTATCATGAactgggttttaaaaaaatgatgtatgatGTAATAAAGAATAGTATTGCTGCTAATACAAACCGATAATTTCCTTCTGCTGCGGCTTCATattaaaagcattaaaatgGTGAAATACAAGTTGACTTTTATTGTTGGTGAGTTAAAATAAAGGCCACTCATTGCCTGACCTCTCCTatcaaaatgacaataatttgTTTTGCTGCCCCTAGTATTCTGTGACCCGTAGTTTTCAACCGCATGTATTGTTACTACCACTAACTACAGGTGTTGGACCAGGGAGGACATCTTCAAGACAGCCCCCTTAAAACCCTTCTTTGATCAACATAGatgtgtttaaatatatatgacTGCAGCAGCAAGAGTTAAATTGCATCAGGGAAGAGCTAGGAAATAAAatatagcaacaaaaaaaaatactattaaaggtttttttaaagccagTGTTGTATAGATGTGCCGTAAAGAATAAGTTATACATTTGTTATAAGCGGTTAACTAATTAACAACCTCATTCTTATCGTATCGTCAGGCCTCGAACGTACCTCGCTCCATTTCTTAGCTCCGAGCAACCAGCCGAGTCCCGGAAGTTACTGCCCTCGTAATGGAGGCTGGCAAAAGGGAAGCCatttacccttttttttgttttttatagattaaaacaaacaagatatagTCCATTGCCAGATTCAGAAGTGCTTTAATGTAAGCGCATTGGTTGATAGCTGTGACCTTCAAATTACCATCGCCGTCCAACGACCCAAAAAAACATCCCAGGTTAGACTATGGACAAGCAGCGGATGAGTGTTTTTATAGAAAATTTTATTCAACATACATTTTCCAGCAAAAAGGCAATATACAGGAATAGTTGTCGTACACTGCTGCTACACTGAGGATTTTAAACTGGAAAAGATCAAATAACGGTGTGATTCTGCAGGTCATCTTTGTACTGCACTTTTCAACAAGACAAAACCAATGCAGTtagttttgaaaagaaaagaaaaaaaattcaaacgtaacaggaaaaaaaagaatatcgCCAATGGAACATCAGAACgcaaaataaagaagagaaaaaaaaacctacacaaGAAATATGAACACCTGGCTCCTTCTGTACCCAACAACAAAGGCGTGTTTCTCTTAAATTTTACacgttcatatttttaaatatacaattCTTAAATGTTGTCTTTACAGAGCCAGCTATACGCTATTAGGGGATCATTCCATCTGTGCTttaaaaggaacaaacaaaaccaagaaaaaTTAATTCATAGGGATTAGTGTTTCTTacaatgctggttttgtctCTACACAACCCTCAAACCGGTGGGCTCTAAGTATCTGGAGCTCCCTACCAAGCACAGCGCAGTTACTGCTCCCAACCACACGGAGGCGACAGTTTCAACCGGGAGAGAAGATTGGAGGGCGGGAGAAGATGAAGCTTGCATGTGTCCAGAGGAATGACTGAGAAAGACAGTaaccaccgccccccccccccccttaaaaaaaaccccaaaagaaagaaagtcgaGGGGATAAAGTCCacgtctgtgttttcatttaaagtcATTGAACTCAAAACCACAACCAACATGTACATTTGCCAGTCCTGAGAAAGCTCTGACAGTAAGTGCCTACGTGCAAGATGAAATACAGACGAATTTCCtccttattttttcccccatttatttttaaacagatgctgtggattttttttatcttattgtaCAAGATctgcagaaagagacaaaaaaaatcattttcctcCAACCAAGCTAAGTAACAAAGAATTGTGTAAACTTAGAAATACTTGATTTTGTAGCACTAAAAGTATGGGAGCAAGAAATATAAAGAACCACATCAGGGCAAGTAGTGAACCTcaggatggatttttttcttttagttagTCTTAACAAACATCCTTCCATCAAACTCTACACAGCAGCATGATGCCTCTTCAAACAactctttatttaaaaacacccccccaaaaatctgaagggaaaaaaaagctggtggatgagaaggaaaagaaaaaaagtctagaAGATCATTGTGTGGGTGTATAtattacacacatatatacattcacacacacggccccacttcctctcccctctgcttATTTTATAGTAAAATCCAATTCCATTTCCCCTCCTTCCAGACGGGCAACAAAAAACAGGCAGTCACCGGGTAGAGAagccagaagaaaaacaaccgaACGGTCTCAAACGTAGAGGgggacaattaaaaaaaaataataacataaaacaaacaacaaaataaacagtcAGGTGGTAGTTGGTGCAGTTTATTTTGTGGTTGAAGAATAATCCGTCAGTTGCAGCAAGATCCATATCGCTGGAGACAGTGCCGGTGTAGAGCTGTAGAGGTGTCCAGGCGGGGTGTTAAAagggatgaacacacacatacatacacaagcacacacaagcgctcacacacacatacgcgcgcgCCCCAAGTCTCACACGCGGTTGGTTACAGTCTGTGGTTATGGTGTGTTAAAGAAGGTAGGCAGGAAGGCGGAGCAGGAGGCGGAtgtggaggacaaagaggaaggGCGGGCTGCTTTAGTTGTGGATCTTGATTGCTTTCTCCAGGTAGGTGTAGCGACCTCTCTTTGGAGCTTTGTTGAAATGATCCAACCCTAGCCAGGGCCGCGGGTGGGACATGTTACCTGGGTGGGAGGAGAAGCGTCGGAGAGGTCAATACACACAAAGCTTCCAATTTGATAAATTGTTGATTTAACATCTTAATTTTCAGTTGACAAGTTTCATGACAATCCTAACTTATATTTAGtatatagaatttttttaaatctttaatctagtaatgacactgacactgtttgAGCACATACAAAACCAAACTTTGTGATTTAGGCTACGATCAGAATGACAagccctgcttttttttttttttttttttttttttttaaagcagggGTCCCAATGCACAGgttgcaagtaaaaaaaaaaaaaaaaaacattaaacaaattgTACCAAATAATCTACCAGGATTGTTAGACATTTTATATAATGTTTCCCGCAAACATTCTGAGAAAAGGTAAAACAGTTGGTTTTGTAATAACCTTCTACAATTGTAAAATCCAATACACAAGTCATAAGATATTCTCTGGAGTTTgacgttcacatatgacgaacgcagcaggagatggtccaagtcagacgcgttcacaacagcagggaaattcccggaacattctgtggtgtctgggcaggacatgacgataactCCGCTGAggagagcagtgtttttgtttacagtcaacacgcacactcactcactttttAATTCtccggagattctcctgctgtagaATCATGGACTCACTCGAGTGTGACGGTGATTCAGCACGACGATAAATGACAGCAAATCGTGGGCGCAAACTATCagtgaagatttttttcctccttttcatttggcTAAGTTTGCTGTGAAAAATCACCAGGCCCTGTAATTAAGTAGTTTCGGGGATAGGGAAAACTCTTAAGTCACATCGAAGGGCCGTCAGAGAGAGTGCCAATCTACTCTGTCTCTATATAGTACCTTCGCATAGTGAAGTAGTAAATAACTAACTGCTTCCGCTTCCGTTGGAATCAAGACGATTGTGATCGTCTTGATTGCAGCGCTGTAAAATCGATGCTCATGCACAATGAGTGGCATCTGTTCATCAAAC from the Scophthalmus maximus strain ysfricsl-2021 chromosome 17, ASM2237912v1, whole genome shotgun sequence genome contains:
- the si:ch211-157c3.4 gene encoding lipopolysaccharide-induced tumor necrosis factor-alpha factor homolog-like isoform X2; amino-acid sequence: MSADGKELPPYILPEQHSSGVKVYSPHTPFNPHTPNQSVSQVAPVYTSGGGGLGSGPESGDGKRKYVSYDSALERSPAMTTCTSCQQQVMTNVSYKAGTYAWLMCLLFICCGLVLCCCLIPFFLKNFKDAYHTCPRCNRVLHVDKKQCCK
- the si:ch211-157c3.4 gene encoding lipopolysaccharide-induced tumor necrosis factor-alpha factor homolog-like isoform X1; translated protein: MSADGKELPPYILPVEQHSSGVKVYSPHTPFNPHTPNQSVSQVAPVYTSGGGGLGSGPESGDGKRKYVSYDSALERSPAMTTCTSCQQQVMTNVSYKAGTYAWLMCLLFICCGLVLCCCLIPFFLKNFKDAYHTCPRCNRVLHVDKKQCCK